One window of the Syngnathoides biaculeatus isolate LvHL_M chromosome 11, ASM1980259v1, whole genome shotgun sequence genome contains the following:
- the ids gene encoding iduronate 2-sulfatase isoform X3 — MWLTVHKCLIVLLHALVAVAIKERQNVLFIIADDLRTSLGCYGDATVKSPNIDQLASKSHVFLKAFAQQAVCAPSRTSMLTSRRPDTTRLYDFKSYWRVHAGNYTTLPQYFKSQGYTTMSVGKVFHPGIASNHTDDYPYSWSIPPYHPASFNFEKKKVCKGEDGRLHANLLCAVNVSEQPGGTLPDMESADEAVRLLKRGAADGSPFFLAVGFHKPHIPFRIPREYLRLYPLEQMTLAPDPDVPKRLPAVAYNPWTDIRKRDDIQKLNVSFPYGPIPKDFQLRLRQHYYAAVSYVDAQVGRVLSALDALGLARNTIVVFTSDHGWSLGEHGEWAKYSNFDVATQVPLLFYVPEVGETYARLKASTFPFVDVFSRSEFIFETAEAIENVVELVSVFPTVAQLAGLKIPAPCPDVSFQVELCTDGMDLALEFKPKKKINREALAFSQYPRPADTPQKEAAYAIWS; from the exons ATGTGGCTCACTGTCCATAAATGTTTGATCGTCCTACTGCACGCGCTTGTTGCTGTAGCGATAAAAG AGAggcaaaatgtccttttcatcATTGCTGACGATCTGAGGACATCTTTGGGCTGCTATGGAGACGCCACCGTAAAATCGCCAAATATTGACCAACTGGCATCCAAAAGTCACGTTTTTCTCAAAGCTTTTGCACAG caAGCTGTGTGCGCTCCGAGTAGGACTTCCATGTTAACAAGTCGCAGACCAGACACAACCAGGCTGTACGATTTTAAATCCTACTGGAGAGTCCACGCAGGAAATTACACGACTCTTCCACAGTATTTTAAATCACAAGGTTATACTACTATGTCTGTGGGCAAGGTTTTTCACCCAG gcatCGCCTCCAACCATACTGATGACTATCCCTACAGCTGGTCCATCCCTCCGTACCACCCGGCTTCATTTAACTTTGAGAAGAAAAAG GTGTGTAAAGGAGAGGATGGTCGACTGCATGCCAACCTGCTGTGCGCAGTGAATGTGAGCGAGCAGCCCGGGGGGACCCTCCCCGACATGGAGAGCGCGGACGAGGCGGTGAGGCTACTGAAAAGGGGGGCCGCGGACGGCAGCCCTTTCTTCCTGGCTGTGGGCTTTCACAAACCTCACATTCCCTTCCGGATCCCGCGG GAGTATTTGCGCCTCTACCCCTTAGAACAAATGACTCTGGCCCCCGACCCAGACGTCCCCAAGCGCCTCCCCGCTGTGGCCTACAACCCTTGGACAGACATTAGGAAGCGAGACGACATCCAAAAGCTCAACGTCAGTTTCCCTTATGGACCGATTCCGAAAGACTTTCAG CTACGTCTCCGCCAGCACTACTACGCTGCCGTGTCCTACGTGGATGCCCAGGTGGGCCGGGTGCTCAGCGCCCTCGATGCCCTGGGGCTGGCTCGGAACACCATCGTGGTTTTCACCTCCGATCACG GTTGGTCACTCGGTGAGCACGGCGAATGGGCGAAGTACTCCAACTTTGACGTGGCAACCCAGGTCCCCCTTCTCTTCTACGTCCCTGAAGTTGGCGAAACTTACGCTCGGCTGAAAGCGTCTACTTTCCCCTTTGTGGACGTCTTCAGCCGATCAGAGTTCATCTTCGAGA CTGCTGAAGCTATAGAGAACGTGGTGGAGCTGGTGTCGGTTTTCCCAACCGTTGCCCAGTTGGCCGGCCTGAAAATACCCGCACCCTGTCCCGATGTTTCTTTCCAG GTGGAGCTGTGCACAGATGGAATGGACCTGGCGCTTGAATTcaaacccaaaaagaaaattaataggGAGGCATTGGCTTTCAGCCAGTACCCGCGGCCTGCTGATACGCCACAG AAGGAAGCTGCATACGCCATCTGGAGCTGA
- the ids gene encoding iduronate 2-sulfatase isoform X1: MWLTVHKCLIVLLHALVAVAIKERQNVLFIIADDLRTSLGCYGDATVKSPNIDQLASKSHVFLKAFAQQAVCAPSRTSMLTSRRPDTTRLYDFKSYWRVHAGNYTTLPQYFKSQGYTTMSVGKVFHPGIASNHTDDYPYSWSIPPYHPASFNFEKKKVCKGEDGRLHANLLCAVNVSEQPGGTLPDMESADEAVRLLKRGAADGSPFFLAVGFHKPHIPFRIPREYLRLYPLEQMTLAPDPDVPKRLPAVAYNPWTDIRKRDDIQKLNVSFPYGPIPKDFQLRLRQHYYAAVSYVDAQVGRVLSALDALGLARNTIVVFTSDHGWSLGEHGEWAKYSNFDVATQVPLLFYVPEVGETYARLKASTFPFVDVFSRSEFIFETAEAIENVVELVSVFPTVAQLAGLKIPAPCPDVSFQVELCTDGMDLALEFKPKKKINREALAFSQYPRPADTPQEDSDLPDLKDIKVMGYSLRCYDYRFTLWLGFDPKTYQVNMSDVHAGEIYLLADDPGQDNNVYDDIEQRGVNTTMMMMKMKNVPAAGGVQMRMKLQLVYLTAGLKKAP, translated from the exons ATGTGGCTCACTGTCCATAAATGTTTGATCGTCCTACTGCACGCGCTTGTTGCTGTAGCGATAAAAG AGAggcaaaatgtccttttcatcATTGCTGACGATCTGAGGACATCTTTGGGCTGCTATGGAGACGCCACCGTAAAATCGCCAAATATTGACCAACTGGCATCCAAAAGTCACGTTTTTCTCAAAGCTTTTGCACAG caAGCTGTGTGCGCTCCGAGTAGGACTTCCATGTTAACAAGTCGCAGACCAGACACAACCAGGCTGTACGATTTTAAATCCTACTGGAGAGTCCACGCAGGAAATTACACGACTCTTCCACAGTATTTTAAATCACAAGGTTATACTACTATGTCTGTGGGCAAGGTTTTTCACCCAG gcatCGCCTCCAACCATACTGATGACTATCCCTACAGCTGGTCCATCCCTCCGTACCACCCGGCTTCATTTAACTTTGAGAAGAAAAAG GTGTGTAAAGGAGAGGATGGTCGACTGCATGCCAACCTGCTGTGCGCAGTGAATGTGAGCGAGCAGCCCGGGGGGACCCTCCCCGACATGGAGAGCGCGGACGAGGCGGTGAGGCTACTGAAAAGGGGGGCCGCGGACGGCAGCCCTTTCTTCCTGGCTGTGGGCTTTCACAAACCTCACATTCCCTTCCGGATCCCGCGG GAGTATTTGCGCCTCTACCCCTTAGAACAAATGACTCTGGCCCCCGACCCAGACGTCCCCAAGCGCCTCCCCGCTGTGGCCTACAACCCTTGGACAGACATTAGGAAGCGAGACGACATCCAAAAGCTCAACGTCAGTTTCCCTTATGGACCGATTCCGAAAGACTTTCAG CTACGTCTCCGCCAGCACTACTACGCTGCCGTGTCCTACGTGGATGCCCAGGTGGGCCGGGTGCTCAGCGCCCTCGATGCCCTGGGGCTGGCTCGGAACACCATCGTGGTTTTCACCTCCGATCACG GTTGGTCACTCGGTGAGCACGGCGAATGGGCGAAGTACTCCAACTTTGACGTGGCAACCCAGGTCCCCCTTCTCTTCTACGTCCCTGAAGTTGGCGAAACTTACGCTCGGCTGAAAGCGTCTACTTTCCCCTTTGTGGACGTCTTCAGCCGATCAGAGTTCATCTTCGAGA CTGCTGAAGCTATAGAGAACGTGGTGGAGCTGGTGTCGGTTTTCCCAACCGTTGCCCAGTTGGCCGGCCTGAAAATACCCGCACCCTGTCCCGATGTTTCTTTCCAG GTGGAGCTGTGCACAGATGGAATGGACCTGGCGCTTGAATTcaaacccaaaaagaaaattaataggGAGGCATTGGCTTTCAGCCAGTACCCGCGGCCTGCTGATACGCCACAG GAGGACTCGGACCTCCCCGACCTGAAAGACATAAAGGTGATGGGCTACTCCCTGCGTTGCTACGACTACAGATTTACTCTGTGGCTCGGCTTTGACCCCAAAACGTATCAG GTCAACATGTCCGACGTCCACGCCGGAGAAATTTACTTGCTGGCAGACGACCCCGGTCAGGACAACAACGTGTACGATGACATTGAGCAACGCGGCGTGAacacgacgatgatgatgatgaagatgaagaacgTGCCCGCC GCTGGCGGTGTACAGATGAGGATGAAACTGCAACTCGTCTACCTCACTGCAGGATTGAAGAAGGCACCGTGA
- the ids gene encoding iduronate 2-sulfatase isoform X2 has protein sequence MWLTVHKCLIVLLHALVAVAIKERQNVLFIIADDLRTSLGCYGDATVKSPNIDQLASKSHVFLKAFAQQAVCAPSRTSMLTSRRPDTTRLYDFKSYWRVHAGNYTTLPQYFKSQGYTTMSVGKVFHPGIASNHTDDYPYSWSIPPYHPASFNFEKKKVCKGEDGRLHANLLCAVNVSEQPGGTLPDMESADEAVRLLKRGAADGSPFFLAVGFHKPHIPFRIPREYLRLYPLEQMTLAPDPDVPKRLPAVAYNPWTDIRKRDDIQKLNVSFPYGPIPKDFQLRLRQHYYAAVSYVDAQVGRVLSALDALGLARNTIVVFTSDHGWSLGEHGEWAKYSNFDVATQVPLLFYVPEVGETYARLKASTFPFVDVFSRSEFIFETAEAIENVVELVSVFPTVAQLAGLKIPAPCPDVSFQVELCTDGMDLALEFKPKKKINREALAFSQYPRPADTPQAGGVQMRMKLQLVYLTAGLKKAP, from the exons ATGTGGCTCACTGTCCATAAATGTTTGATCGTCCTACTGCACGCGCTTGTTGCTGTAGCGATAAAAG AGAggcaaaatgtccttttcatcATTGCTGACGATCTGAGGACATCTTTGGGCTGCTATGGAGACGCCACCGTAAAATCGCCAAATATTGACCAACTGGCATCCAAAAGTCACGTTTTTCTCAAAGCTTTTGCACAG caAGCTGTGTGCGCTCCGAGTAGGACTTCCATGTTAACAAGTCGCAGACCAGACACAACCAGGCTGTACGATTTTAAATCCTACTGGAGAGTCCACGCAGGAAATTACACGACTCTTCCACAGTATTTTAAATCACAAGGTTATACTACTATGTCTGTGGGCAAGGTTTTTCACCCAG gcatCGCCTCCAACCATACTGATGACTATCCCTACAGCTGGTCCATCCCTCCGTACCACCCGGCTTCATTTAACTTTGAGAAGAAAAAG GTGTGTAAAGGAGAGGATGGTCGACTGCATGCCAACCTGCTGTGCGCAGTGAATGTGAGCGAGCAGCCCGGGGGGACCCTCCCCGACATGGAGAGCGCGGACGAGGCGGTGAGGCTACTGAAAAGGGGGGCCGCGGACGGCAGCCCTTTCTTCCTGGCTGTGGGCTTTCACAAACCTCACATTCCCTTCCGGATCCCGCGG GAGTATTTGCGCCTCTACCCCTTAGAACAAATGACTCTGGCCCCCGACCCAGACGTCCCCAAGCGCCTCCCCGCTGTGGCCTACAACCCTTGGACAGACATTAGGAAGCGAGACGACATCCAAAAGCTCAACGTCAGTTTCCCTTATGGACCGATTCCGAAAGACTTTCAG CTACGTCTCCGCCAGCACTACTACGCTGCCGTGTCCTACGTGGATGCCCAGGTGGGCCGGGTGCTCAGCGCCCTCGATGCCCTGGGGCTGGCTCGGAACACCATCGTGGTTTTCACCTCCGATCACG GTTGGTCACTCGGTGAGCACGGCGAATGGGCGAAGTACTCCAACTTTGACGTGGCAACCCAGGTCCCCCTTCTCTTCTACGTCCCTGAAGTTGGCGAAACTTACGCTCGGCTGAAAGCGTCTACTTTCCCCTTTGTGGACGTCTTCAGCCGATCAGAGTTCATCTTCGAGA CTGCTGAAGCTATAGAGAACGTGGTGGAGCTGGTGTCGGTTTTCCCAACCGTTGCCCAGTTGGCCGGCCTGAAAATACCCGCACCCTGTCCCGATGTTTCTTTCCAG GTGGAGCTGTGCACAGATGGAATGGACCTGGCGCTTGAATTcaaacccaaaaagaaaattaataggGAGGCATTGGCTTTCAGCCAGTACCCGCGGCCTGCTGATACGCCACAG GCTGGCGGTGTACAGATGAGGATGAAACTGCAACTCGTCTACCTCACTGCAGGATTGAAGAAGGCACCGTGA